In the genome of Raphanus sativus cultivar WK10039 unplaced genomic scaffold, ASM80110v3 Scaffold0849, whole genome shotgun sequence, the window CCCTAAACCAAAGACACACAAAGGCATTCTCACTATTAAATCAGGATAACAAGAATCATCAACACATGAATGAGTGAAGGCAtacctaaaaaaaaagaaaagaaagcatTTTGACATTACAAATCCAAAAGAAAAGATTTTGAACAGAAGAAACATCTAATGATTCTTATATCCGTTGATGACGATACATAACTCAGTGGCTGgcttaaaacacacacacataataTGCAGATGCTGATGATACATTGCAGTGAAAATTCAACAGTAATCTTAGTCATTTTCACAACAAACAGATCATTATTaccaaaaagtttaaaactttacATACTTTCAGCAACCAAACAAAGGCAGAGAGTCATATGAAACCTGAGAAAGGGGGACCAGCGAAGGTACATCGCCGAGACTTTTTAACGAATCAGAGGAAGACTTGTTGGAAGGAggtttggtggtggtggtctcaGAGAGAGCAGGCCACGACGAAGCTCCCATGACAGGTCCTCCCACCTCAGAAGCCCCACCATTAGACGATGATGGCCTTTTCCAAACTGCCTTCTTTCCTGCATTGCCCTGCTGAGCACCACCAGACTCCTCCGATCCGTCGTCTCCAGCAAGAGGAGCAGGTGGAGCAATCGGATCAATCGGAGCCTTGGATTGAGGAGAGGAAGGTGCGGCGGCAGAGATCGTCGGCGGCTCTGATTCGCCGCCGCGGACGATCTGACTCCACGGAGAGGGACGGCGTGGTTGTGTAGGGCTGCCGCGATTCTCGCTTGAGACGGTGGAGTTGTTGTTGTTAGTAGCGGCGGAGGCCATCATCAGCGGAcaaaaattagggtttgttGTTAAAGAGAGACTCGGATTGAAGCTCCGATCGACGACagtaaaatatctaaacaatcGATTTTTTAACcctgaagagagagagagagagagagagttaggtGTGAAATAATCCGACGAAGCCTCCGTGCGATTCAGAGAGTTAGGGTTAGGATTTGAGTAAATGCACGACGGAAATGGAAACTGAGAGATTTTTTtccgaaaacaaaaaaatttaattccACAGAAGGAGAAGACGATGAAAGAGCAGTCTAGTCTCCTCTCTCTTCCGttcttattcctttttttttatatatatatttccatttttattacatttttcttcttttccgTTTGGATTTTTCTTTGCTACCCTTTGCCGTGGAAGTAGTTAGACTTACCAAGTTACCCTTTGTGTTAACACACTGTTAAAAAGATACACAGTGCTCTTTCTCTGAATCTTATTGGCTCATGAGCCTTTCGCAGGATTGTTGACGTGGTAATCAGACGTGTCAGTAAACGATTggtcttgtctttttttttttaactctaaaaatagGCAAGGTTAACTAGAAACATGTTTTCAAGTTCTTACATTAAACTATGTcttttatataaacttttagaGAGACTAGACGTCTTTGCTACTACAGATTAATATTGTATTTTACTGTAGATTGATTCATGGAATATGTAACGtgaaaaatgaaactaaaaataaacttacatttgaacattttataatttgttcataATATTATAGATCAACAAATTAGTTCAGCAGATTTGTTTCTAATATGTTCCAACGttacataaacaaaaaatcttgaccattatatttttcaaagtttttaactttattaCTTTTATATGATAGAGATTTGTTGTACCTACTACCATTTATGAATATATCCATGATTATTAGTTTCCGGGGGAAATATATCCATGGTTActgataattattatttattagttatagGAAATAAAAGACTACGTATTGTTTCCAATATAATTAAGTTGACTATTAAATCATTGATTATTAGCCTAGTAATGTTGTCATCTTGGTTTGAAATGTCTATggttgttgacaaaaaagaatgTCAATGTTACAGAAGATCATAcataacattttattaaatacaaatatctGTAATGTGAATCTTCGCCcttacctatatatatataatcatttttttccaACTAATTATCGATAGACATGGTCATTGACTCATGTTGGGTGCAATCATGTCTACGTCTTGGATATATTGTCGGACAATAATGTTTtaatagagttgataggagtgGAAGAACATATATTTCCTGGAGAGGCTGATCTCTATAATCTTTTATGATACAAACAAAATGGGTGTGTTTTTGGAGTGACTTTAAGAAgattactactactactacaaactctattataaaagtGGAAGTAATATGAACAAAGATCTGAAGAAAGACCATAGCTTTACTGTTTTAAATCTTTGGTTGGAGGAAGAGCTACTACTTTTGGAGTTGGTTCGGTTTGTTTTGTGTAGCTCTTCTGAGGAGTTATTATGAGTCCTTATTCCAGCTGCCATTGCCGGAGCCACCGCCTCCGTTTTGTTTGATCCGGCAAGAGTTGTCTTTGTCTCTTCGATATCATAGCCTGCGTCAAGAGATAGTAAGGTCaatacacacacaaaaaaaacaagtgtTGTAGTAAATATTAAGAGGAATGAAACTTACAGTCAAACTTTTTCCAAGCTAAGATGAGCTTCTCTCTGTCGAATACTACACGATACCCGGTCATGTAGTTTTCTGTTTCATTTAAAGAGTAGACAACCGCGAGGTCACACTATTTAAAAGGATGTTCGATGATGATCcatgaaaaaaaaagcaaaagtgTTCTTACGTCCGATTATGTTGAGTTCAGAGCTTTTGACAATGGCCAGGCAATATACAAGCTCACCCTGTGAATATATGCAGAGCGACTAAAAGTGTTAATGTTCAGCTGAGGAAGACAACGGAATGATGGGAGAAACAAGTATACTAATGAATGACCTCAGTAGAGATGACGATTATAGGATCATTGATGGTGAAGTGGCTGTTTCCTTTCATTGTGAGGCTTAAACTCGGTATCAAACTAGCATTCGCTTCAGAGCTAATAATCACATAAATGTTTAGATAAGAGTGGTGGAGACAAAGAAAGCATCTGAGTGTTGCGGATGATAGTCAGATAACAAACTCATTACCTCATGTCATAGCAATAGTCGAAGGGAATCCTTGGATCCGGTGAATGACGCTTATCTTGAGCCTGAGAATGAAACTGTAGACAGACGACAGACAATGTGATTCTTCTTCATAAAGAGTATAATCAAAACAAGATGGGCGTGTGTTTAGATGTTTACACTCTCTGAGACTGATGTATACATGGGATCAACTAAATAAGTAAACGATGTGCCAGTGTCAAAGAGAGCTGTAAACTCATCATCTATCAGAGTTGTCCCCACACGTACTCGAGTCACTGTGATGTTGTAGTTTGGGCTACAAtgaatgaaaaattattttaaaaaggtgCATTCTTGGCACAACATAGGATAAAAGAGAAATGAGTCAACTTACTGTGAAGGGTTGAGATTAAAGGGTGTCTCTTCCTGATCAGAACTACCTTTATCCCCAAAACTAATCCTCCCAACTCCATCATGTCCAAAACACATGGAGAAAGAATCAGCAACCAGACCTTCCCTCGCCAAAACGCTTGGAACCGATATCTTCTCCATGCCTAGACCGAATAAACCATTAGGCGCCGCAATGTCAAGAAATGAACCGCTTTGAACCTGCCCACATCTGCACACATACTCCACATTTTTTTTCAGCAACTGCAACTCAACACACAAggaagagatgatgatgatgatggatgcAAAACAGCTGCTTACTAACCCGAAAGTGACATAAGCCTCAACACGCTCAGGGTTCTTATCTCCAGTAGTCAAGTGCATAACATCTTCCATAAGAACGCCAGAGGTGGAAGTCTGAGCAGAGACGTAAGAGACCATGTAAGGGCAAGTGCTGAACGTTCCGAGGCACTGGTTACGCTGCGCACAGAGGCTGTTGTTGCAGGTGACCTTCTTGTTCGTTTTCGAAAGTTTAGGGTTGTAAATGCTCAGCTCAAACTCCTAAAACCACACACCAccacagaaaaaaacaaacaagtgGCAGGTAAgagacaaaattaaaaaaaactgaactgCTAATAGTGGAagtgttgaaaaaaaaaaggttacagAAGAGTAAGCAGGTCCTTGAGTAGGTGCGCATTTGCCGCAATCACAAGGGACCCAGAAGAGGTCGCTTCCTGTGTCGAGCGCCACCATGAATCTCATCCCCGGAGTTCCCAATTTCACCGTCGTGTAATGCAAACTAACCATCAAAACCATGGAAACAAGTAAAAAAAGCATTAGACTTTATCACTGAAACAGAGAATCTGAGCTTAAAAATCGAAAACTTTACAATCCGAGGGAGCTGATGCGAGAAGTGGAGTTGCCATCGGAGAAAGTGAGAGCCGACGACTCCGACTCGGACTCGGACTCGGAGAGGCGTCGGCGTCCGCGGATGAGGCGATCGCGGATGACGAGGGCGTTGTAGTAGTCGAAGCTTCCCTTAGGGGGGAAGCTACCGAATCGACCGGTTAAATCGGACCAGCGCTTGACTTCGTCGGAGAAACGGTGGTGCATCTCGAAGGTGAAGATTCGAGCTTTGCTGCAGCTCGGGATGTTGAGTAGCGTCAGAAGCGGGATCAAGAAGAGAGTACTCTTGAACACAAAGGCCGACATTGTGAACGTTTTTCTCTCTA includes:
- the LOC108821508 gene encoding aspartyl protease family protein 1, whose translation is MSAFVFKSTLFLIPLLTLLNIPSCSKARIFTFEMHHRFSDEVKRWSDLTGRFGSFPPKGSFDYYNALVIRDRLIRGRRRLSESESESESSALTFSDGNSTSRISSLGFLHYTTVKLGTPGMRFMVALDTGSDLFWVPCDCGKCAPTQGPAYSSEFELSIYNPKLSKTNKKVTCNNSLCAQRNQCLGTFSTCPYMVSYVSAQTSTSGVLMEDVMHLTTGDKNPERVEAYVTFGCGQVQSGSFLDIAAPNGLFGLGMEKISVPSVLAREGLVADSFSMCFGHDGVGRISFGDKGSSDQEETPFNLNPSHPNYNITVTRVRVGTTLIDDEFTALFDTGTSFTYLVDPMYTSVSESFHSQAQDKRHSPDPRIPFDYCYDMSSEANASLIPSLSLTMKGNSHFTINDPIIVISTEGELVYCLAIVKSSELNIIGQNYMTGYRVVFDREKLILAWKKFDCYDIEETKTTLAGSNKTEAVAPAMAAGIRTHNNSSEELHKTNRTNSKSSSSSSNQRFKTVKLWSFFRSLFILLPLL